A region of Pyxidicoccus parkwaysis DNA encodes the following proteins:
- a CDS encoding YkgJ family cysteine cluster protein translates to MECTCCGACCVAPDIAALDKPLGLRCPHLGEDNLCRVYEQRPSVCRDYAADEVCRLIEAPTLDERVKKYLDLFGLAEEARAVKEQGCPTMRSARRLAAARPAGVTPPGSRDG, encoded by the coding sequence ATGGAGTGCACCTGCTGTGGCGCCTGCTGCGTGGCGCCGGACATCGCCGCGCTGGACAAGCCGCTGGGCCTGCGCTGCCCGCACCTCGGCGAGGACAACCTCTGCCGCGTGTACGAGCAGCGTCCGTCCGTCTGCCGCGACTACGCCGCGGACGAGGTGTGCCGTCTCATCGAGGCCCCCACGCTGGATGAGCGCGTGAAGAAGTACCTGGACCTCTTCGGCCTCGCGGAGGAGGCGCGCGCCGTGAAGGAGCAGGGCTGCCCCACCATGCGCAGCGCCCGCCGCCTGGCCGCCGCCCGTCCCGCCGGAGTCACGCCTCCCGGAAGCCGCGACGGGTAG